From Amycolatopsis sp. YIM 10, the proteins below share one genomic window:
- a CDS encoding MFS transporter codes for MNTETTTRAGRREWVGLAVLALPTLLLSLDMSVLHLAVPHLAADLHPSGSQLLWIIDIYGFMIAGFLVTMGTLGDRIGRRKLLMTGGAAFGLASIAAAFATSPEMLIAARAVLGVAGATLMPSTLALISNMFTDPRERGTAIAVWMSCFMGGMVIGPVVGGALLEVAHWGVVFLLAVPVMVLLLVTAPKLLPEYRDEHAGRLDLVSVALWLGAVLPIVFGLKEMAKDGPGAANLTALAVGAVIGVAFVRRQRVIDHPMLDLSLFRDQKFAAALGIVLVGALTMGGVFLLVNQYLQLVEGLSSAEAGFALVPQAVAVVAGSMIAPKLARRFRPEFVLGFGMLVAAGGMLLFTLIDAGQGLVLLVLGISVAAFGMGPQGVLCTEMVINAVPPRKAGAASAMSETTAEFGIAMGIALFGSIGTAVYRSEVDLPAGDPAGESLAGAVVLGDQSLLATAREAFTSGLHTVATISALIVVAFAVVGMTVLRKKPQRELVAA; via the coding sequence ATGAACACGGAGACGACAACGCGAGCCGGGCGGCGGGAATGGGTCGGGCTGGCCGTGCTGGCGCTGCCGACGCTGCTGCTCTCGCTGGACATGAGCGTGCTGCACCTCGCGGTCCCGCACCTGGCCGCCGACCTGCACCCCAGCGGCAGCCAGCTGCTGTGGATCATCGACATCTACGGCTTCATGATCGCCGGCTTCCTGGTCACCATGGGCACCCTCGGCGACCGGATCGGGCGGCGGAAACTGCTGATGACCGGCGGCGCCGCGTTCGGGCTGGCCTCGATCGCGGCGGCGTTCGCCACCAGCCCGGAGATGCTGATCGCGGCGCGGGCCGTGCTCGGCGTCGCCGGGGCCACGCTCATGCCGTCGACGCTGGCCCTGATCAGCAACATGTTCACCGATCCACGGGAGCGCGGCACGGCGATCGCGGTGTGGATGAGCTGCTTCATGGGCGGCATGGTGATCGGCCCGGTGGTCGGCGGGGCGCTGCTCGAGGTCGCGCACTGGGGCGTGGTGTTCCTGCTGGCCGTGCCGGTGATGGTGCTGCTGCTGGTCACCGCCCCGAAGCTGCTGCCGGAGTACCGCGACGAGCACGCGGGGCGGCTCGACCTGGTCAGCGTGGCGTTGTGGCTCGGCGCGGTCCTGCCGATCGTGTTCGGGCTGAAGGAAATGGCGAAGGACGGGCCCGGCGCGGCCAATCTCACCGCGCTGGCCGTCGGCGCCGTGATCGGCGTGGCGTTCGTGCGGCGGCAGCGGGTGATCGACCACCCGATGCTGGACCTGAGCCTGTTCCGCGACCAGAAGTTCGCCGCGGCGCTGGGCATCGTGCTGGTCGGCGCGCTCACCATGGGCGGGGTTTTCCTGCTGGTCAACCAGTACCTGCAGCTGGTCGAAGGGCTGTCCTCGGCCGAAGCGGGGTTCGCGCTGGTGCCGCAGGCCGTCGCGGTGGTCGCCGGGTCGATGATCGCGCCGAAGCTGGCCCGGCGGTTCCGGCCGGAGTTCGTGCTCGGCTTCGGCATGCTGGTCGCCGCGGGTGGCATGCTGCTGTTCACCCTGATCGACGCCGGGCAGGGACTGGTGCTGCTGGTGCTCGGCATCTCGGTGGCCGCGTTCGGCATGGGCCCGCAGGGCGTGCTGTGCACCGAGATGGTGATCAACGCGGTGCCGCCGCGGAAGGCGGGCGCGGCCTCGGCCATGTCGGAGACCACCGCCGAATTCGGGATCGCCATGGGGATCGCGTTGTTCGGCAGCATCGGCACCGCGGTCTACCGGTCCGAAGTGGACCTTCCGGCGGGCGACCCGGCCGGGGAGAGCCTGGCCGGCGCGGTGGTGCTCGGTGACCAGTCGCTGCTGGCCACCGCGCGGGAGGCGTTCACCAGCGGCCTGCACACCGTGGCCACGATCAGCGCGCTCATCGTGGTGGCGTTCGCCGTGGTCGGGATGACCGTGCTGCGCAAGAAGCCGCAACGCGAGCTGGTGGCGGCCTGA